Below is a window of Deltaproteobacteria bacterium DNA.
CTTCGGTGCGTCTCGCGTCCGCGTTGGGGTCCGGCTCGGAGTAGCTGGATCGTGGCGGGTCGCGGGGCTCCCGGGCGCGGGCACCCGGGAGAGCGCGTTGGCGTGCGGCGGCTCGCAGCGACCGAGCAACGCGCACCGGCCACTGCCGGCACGCGGTGTCAAACCCGCGTTCCACCCGCAGGCGGGCCCATGCCGGCGCGCCACGGAGCGGGCATCGCGCGTGGGGGACGGGGGCCCCGTGGCGGGCAGTTGGAGGACGCGAGCCTGACGCCAGGGGCGTGCCGCGTGGCCTGGGCGCCGGCGGGTTCTCGACGCTGGGTTGGGACCAATGTAGTATCGTGTGCCGTGGAAGACGGTGGGTTGCTCGTTCCGCGCACCCGGGGGCGCGCGACGGCGTGGCGTCGATGACGCTCCCGGGGGGCGAGCGCCGGCCAGCGGCGCCCGGTCGTCGGAACTCCGCGCACATCGGGACGGTCGCCGCGGCGTATGCATCGACGCTGCTCGACGTGGCGTGTCGCCGGGGAGCCAACCGCGAATACCTGCTCGGGCGGACTCGCATCCGGGACGCAGACTTGGCAGCTCTGTCCACCCGCGTCCCGATCGGTGATCTGCTGGACCTGTTCGAGGCCGGCCGCGAGCTGTCTGGCGATCCGCTCCTCGGCCTGCACATGGGTGCGGAGGCCAAGCCGCGGACGTTCGGCGCGCTCGGCTACGCGGCGATGGGCGCGGCGACGCTCGCACAAGCCGTGGCGCTCATCCCACGCTATGAGCAGGTCGTCTACGACGGCGGTCGCACCAGCGTGGCACGGCGCGGGTCGAGTGTGGAGGTCGTCTGGCACTCGGGGTTGGACTCGGCTGGTTCTGAACGAGTGCGGCCGCTGAACGAAGCGATCGTCGCAGGGTGGCTCGGCTTCGGCCGCTTCATCGCCGCCTCGCGCTTCCCGGCCGAGCAGGTTCGGTTTCAGCATCCGCGACCGAGCAGCGTCGCGGAGCTCGACGGGTACGACGCGTTCTTCGGCTGCCCGGTGAGGTTCGAGGCCGTCGACAACGCGCTGAGTGTCCCTGCTTCTCTGCTCGAAGTACCGTTGCTCTACCACGACGACGCGCTGCGCCAGGTCATGGAGCGTCACGCGACCGCGGCCATCCGAGATCTCGAGGAAGGCCGGCGCTTCACGCGCAGAGTCGCAGCGGCGATCCGCGACCGACTCGCCAGCGGCGCGCCGACCGCAGCGGCGGTCGGTCGCCAGCTCGGCACGAGCGAGCGCTCCTTGCGCCGGCAGCTCTCGGCAGAGGGCCAGAGCTACCATGGGCTGCTCTCTGAGGTGCGACTCGAGCTCGCCTCGTGCTACCTCGCCGACCCGACGCTCACTCTGCTCGATGTGGCTCTCCTGGTCGGCTACTCGGACCAGAGCGCGTTCTCGACTGCGTTTCGCCGGTGGACTGGCCGCAGCCCGAGCTCGCTCCGCGCCCCGCGGCCCGCTCGAGGTCGCGACGACGATCACGCGTGAAGCGCACCGAAGAGCGATGCGCGCGGCCCCGGGGCGCCCGCTGGAGCCGA
It encodes the following:
- a CDS encoding AraC family transcriptional regulator gives rise to the protein MTLPGGERRPAAPGRRNSAHIGTVAAAYASTLLDVACRRGANREYLLGRTRIRDADLAALSTRVPIGDLLDLFEAGRELSGDPLLGLHMGAEAKPRTFGALGYAAMGAATLAQAVALIPRYEQVVYDGGRTSVARRGSSVEVVWHSGLDSAGSERVRPLNEAIVAGWLGFGRFIAASRFPAEQVRFQHPRPSSVAELDGYDAFFGCPVRFEAVDNALSVPASLLEVPLLYHDDALRQVMERHATAAIRDLEEGRRFTRRVAAAIRDRLASGAPTAAAVGRQLGTSERSLRRQLSAEGQSYHGLLSEVRLELASCYLADPTLTLLDVALLVGYSDQSAFSTAFRRWTGRSPSSLRAPRPARGRDDDHA